AGCGCGCCTCCCCCAGCTCGTCCGGTAGGTAGCGCTGCGTCACGATCGCGTCGTCGTAATCGTGCGCGTACTCGTAGTCCTCGCCGTAGCCCAGATCTTTCATGAGCTTCGTCGGGGCGTTCCGGATCCAGAGCGGCACCGGGTAGGGTGGTTTCTCGAGCGCATCCCGCGAGGCGCGCTGATACGCCGTATAGATCGAGTTGCTCTTGGGCGCGAGGGCCAAGTAAACGACGAGCTGCGCGAGAGCGGTATTCCCCTCCGGCATCCCGAGGAAATGGACGGCGTCGCGAACCGCCATCGCGAGCCGGAGCGCGTCGGGATCGGCCAGCCCGACGTCCTCCGAGGCAAAGCGCACGAGCCGGCGGGCCACGTAAAGCGGATCCTCCCCCGCCTCGAGCATTCTCGCGAGCCAGTAGAGCCCCGCGTCGGGGTCACTCCCACGGATGCACTTGTGGAGCGCCGAGATGATGTTGAAGTGCTCCTCCCCCACGCGGTCATAGGGGAGGGCGCGTCGCTGCGCGGCCTCGCGCACGTCCTCCGCGGCGATCTCCTTCCGCTTCGCCCCGAGAGCCAACCCGGCCGCGATCTCGAGCGTCTGAAGGGCGATCCGCGCGTCCCCGCCCGAGATCGATGCGATGAGCTTCAGGGTGTCTTCGGAAGAAGTGACCCCGGAGCGGCCCAACCCGTGCTCCTTCTCCTCGAGCGCGCGGCGGAGGATCCGGACGAGGGCGTCCGGCTCCAGCATCGGGAGCACGATCACCTTCATCCGCGAGAGGAGGGCGTTGTTCACCTCGAACGACGGGTTCTCGGTGGTCGCGCCCATCAACACGATCGTTCCGTCCTCGACGTGTGGCAGGAAGGCATCCTGCTGCGCCTTGTTGAAGCGGTGGATCTCGTCGATGAAGAGGAGTGTCGCCGTCCCGGTCGCGCGCCGCGACGCGCGCGCGCGCTCGATCACCTCGCGCACGTCCTTCACGCCCGATGTGACCGCGCTGAACGCTACGAAGTCGGCGCCGCTCGCCTTGGCGAGGAGCCGCGCCAGCGTGGTCTTCCCGCTCCCTGGAGGGCCCCAGAGGATGAGGGAAGGTAGAACTCCGGATTCGATGGCCGAGCCGAGGAGCGAGCCCGGCCCAAGAAACGCCTCCCTCCCCTCGAACTCATCGAGTGTCGTGGGGCGGACTCGATCCGCGAGAGGCGTCTGGGCGGCGCGGCGGCCGCCGGCGCGATCGGGAAAGAGGTCGAGCGGTTTGTCGTCGCTCACGGCGGGGAGTCGGGCGGTGAGTCGGGCGGAATGTCGGTGAACGGCACATCGACCGCGTCCGAGCGCTGGACACGTGAGCGCGGCGGGCGTTCGCCGGTTCGGAGCGGCCCCTCCCCGCGATCTTGAGGCCCCTCGTTGCGCTGAGACCCCTCGTTGCCCTGAGATCCCCCGTTACCCTGGGGTCCCGGCCCCTTTCCCGCGGTGATCATCCTTGCGATGACCGATACGAAGCGCAGCGCGAGAAGGACGGAGAGCGCGTAGAGGATGGATCGAAGCATCGCAGGCTCGTTTCGGCGTCGGGACGGGCGCGCCGCGCGGCGCTACCGCGCCGCCGGAACGCGCAGGTACGGGACCGCCCGCCCGGTCAGCTCCACCAGCGGAAGCCGGGCGAGGTCGGCCACCGTCTTGAAAACGGCGATCTGCCGCGCGACCATCTGGTCCTCCCGCTTCGCGGCGAAGAATGTGCCCTTGTTCGTGAGAGCGTCGCGCTCGTACTGGGTGGGCATCGGGTAGAGCGCCCTCTCATGGACCGGGATGAGCTTGTCGAGCATGAACCGCCGCTCGCTCAGCTCTTCCGCCGGCATCGGCTCGTCGACCGGCAGGGGAACGACGATCTGATAGGCGCGCAGACCGAGAAGCTCGGTCCAGACGTCGGCGCTCGCGACCCCGCCGTTCGGTGCCGCGTGAAACGTGAAGAACGGCTTGATGACGCGGTCGAGCCCCTCCTCGCTCCCCAGAATGAGCGCGAGGCGGGTGAGGACGGAGAGCCCCCGGATCCCCACCACGTTCGGGACCGCGTTGGTGTCGGCATACCAGTAGAGCATCAAAAGGAAATCGCCACGGGTCATCGGCCCGGTGGCGGTGATGTTGCTGTGCGGTATCGTGCTGGCCACGAAGTCCCCTTCCTCGATCAGTTGCGGCGGCTCTCGCCGACCCGCGTGACCACGATGTTTCCGTTCGTCGTCGTGAGGCTCACGACGGCGCCGCCACCGCCGATCCGGCCCCGCACCATCTTCGAGCTCGACTTCCCGACCATCTCGATCGGGTAACCGATGCTGACGCGCCCGTTCGTCGTCTCGGCATCCAGCTGCGCCTTGAGCTCCGCCGGGAGCATGGCCGTCAAGTTCCCGTTCGTCGTCGAGAGCTCGACGCCCGCGCCCGGGTCGAGCTTCCGGATCTCCACCTCGATCGCGCCGTTCGTCGTGCTGGCCTGGGCCGCGCCGCGAGTCCCGACCAGATGGACGTTCCCGTTCGTGGTACTGACATCGACCGAACCGCTCGTCGACGTCACCTCCACGTTGCCGTTCACGGTCTGCCCGACGAGCGCCGCCGAAGTGCCTCGGACTTGCAACTCCCCGTTGGAAGTCTCGAGGTGGAGCCGGGTGTCCGCCGGCACCTGCACGTAATAGTGGATGTTCAAGGACGTAACCCGCTGCCCGAGCACGTCCCAGATCCCGACGCTTTCGGAGCGCTTCGGGTACTGGCTCTCGATCTCGATCCGCCCGTCGCCGACCGTCACGTCGGCGCGAAGCTCCTTCATCAGCTCCGCGGCCCGACTTTCGCTGTTGGCGCGGACGGTGCGCGTGATCTGAATTCGCGCCTCCGGGCGGTCCCACGCCTCGACGGTAATCCGGCCGTTCTGGCTCGAGATGTCGAGCTCGCCCCCCGGTTTGAAGGGGAAGACACGCTCCGTCACCTCGCGCAGCTGGGCCGCTTCGGCGGCCGGGGCCAACCCAAAGACGCAAAGGCAAAGCCATGCCGCGAGCGCCGATGCGATCCGCACTGGTCCGAACATGCCGCTCCTCCTGGGCCGGTTCCGAACGAAAATCACCATAAAATCCCTACGTTCGACCGTCCCTGGATGTTTCCCTCACACGCTAAAGCGGATGTTCACGATGTCACCGTCCCGAACTTTATAGTCTCTCCCCTCGGTGCGCAAGAGGCCCCGCTCCCGGGCCTTGGCCATTGTGCCGGCATCGATCAGATCGTCGTAGCCGATCACCTCGGCCCGGATGAAGCCGCGCTCCAGGTCGCTGTGGATCGCGCCCGCCGCCTCGGGCGCCAGGGCGCCGTCGCGCACGGTCCACGCGCGGACCTCGTCCGGTCCGACGGTGAAAAACGAGAGCAAGCCCAGGGCGGTGTAGGAAAGCCGGATCATCCGCGTGAGTCCGGGCTCCTGGATGCCGAGGTCCGCCATGAACTCGGCCGCGTCCGCCTCCGGGAGCGCGACCAACTCCGCTTCGGTCTTCGCCGAGAGGGCGATCACGGGGGGCGTCGGCTCCGGGAGGCGGCGGCGGATCGGATCGCAGACCACGTCCTCCCCCAGCTTGAGCGCCGCGTCATCCACGTTCACGACGACGATCCAAGGTCGCGCCGAGAGAAGCTGAAAGCCGCGCAGCGATCGCTCCTGGGGCGCGTTGAGCCCGGCCGAGCGGGCCGGCCGCTCCGATTCGAGGGCCGCCATGACCTTCTTCAGCGCCTCGTATTCGTTCGCGTCCTCGGGCTTCTTCCCCACCCTGAGCGACTTCTCGATCCGGTCGACGCGTCGCTCGACGACCGCGAGGTCCTCGAGTAGAAGCTCCCCCGCGAGCCATGCCGCATCGCGCGCCGCGTCCACCGTCTGCATGAAGTGCGGCACGGCAGGAT
The DNA window shown above is from Candidatus Eisenbacteria bacterium and carries:
- a CDS encoding replication-associated recombination protein A, whose product is MSDDKPLDLFPDRAGGRRAAQTPLADRVRPTTLDEFEGREAFLGPGSLLGSAIESGVLPSLILWGPPGSGKTTLARLLAKASGADFVAFSAVTSGVKDVREVIERARASRRATGTATLLFIDEIHRFNKAQQDAFLPHVEDGTIVLMGATTENPSFEVNNALLSRMKVIVLPMLEPDALVRILRRALEEKEHGLGRSGVTSSEDTLKLIASISGGDARIALQTLEIAAGLALGAKRKEIAAEDVREAAQRRALPYDRVGEEHFNIISALHKCIRGSDPDAGLYWLARMLEAGEDPLYVARRLVRFASEDVGLADPDALRLAMAVRDAVHFLGMPEGNTALAQLVVYLALAPKSNSIYTAYQRASRDALEKPPYPVPLWIRNAPTKLMKDLGYGEDYEYAHDYDDAIVTQRYLPDELGEARYWKGVPRGAEKELLERLEQIRAEKARRGQGKPERKGKEKGKK
- a CDS encoding DUF4097 domain-containing protein; this translates as MVIFVRNRPRRSGMFGPVRIASALAAWLCLCVFGLAPAAEAAQLREVTERVFPFKPGGELDISSQNGRITVEAWDRPEARIQITRTVRANSESRAAELMKELRADVTVGDGRIEIESQYPKRSESVGIWDVLGQRVTSLNIHYYVQVPADTRLHLETSNGELQVRGTSAALVGQTVNGNVEVTSTSGSVDVSTTNGNVHLVGTRGAAQASTTNGAIEVEIRKLDPGAGVELSTTNGNLTAMLPAELKAQLDAETTNGRVSIGYPIEMVGKSSSKMVRGRIGGGGAVVSLTTTNGNIVVTRVGESRRN
- the ychF gene encoding redox-regulated ATPase YchF, yielding MKLGILGPPQSGKTTLFTAVTRGQAESGSARGEKVHLGSVRVPDARLEKLREMHQPKKFTPAKVDYVDAPALETARGERGALSALTALRDVDAFVLVIRAFEDPAVPHFMQTVDAARDAAWLAGELLLEDLAVVERRVDRIEKSLRVGKKPEDANEYEALKKVMAALESERPARSAGLNAPQERSLRGFQLLSARPWIVVVNVDDAALKLGEDVVCDPIRRRLPEPTPPVIALSAKTEAELVALPEADAAEFMADLGIQEPGLTRMIRLSYTALGLLSFFTVGPDEVRAWTVRDGALAPEAAGAIHSDLERGFIRAEVIGYDDLIDAGTMAKARERGLLRTEGRDYKVRDGDIVNIRFSV